One genomic region from Magallana gigas chromosome 3, xbMagGiga1.1, whole genome shotgun sequence encodes:
- the LOC105321507 gene encoding uncharacterized protein has product MADLSDYIRGGAFVLLFLVTGLRDLNTWLLADLIFTGVTGFLLYVNPFWTMNLQTNDLKIDVIHGQLNRLFAAFLFGPLLLWLMRRKTSDPSIKAAMLLSRALGISILLIVMTVGQLSYGEIFTDKHFWFGFLGNILWCVANVYQLIKSRPELQGLKQSRGITLLLHINSWIVLLMSLAHMSFANAMCKVQGRRVDKYHIHTTRAAGALMMGWAILTWLAPRFKRREDVRIVFLAQILIWGLSEGTYFILHFQSELMTKRELALRLGTFSPLLLLSLVGLYLCVRPQPPSTSEEKKDQ; this is encoded by the exons ATGGCGGACCTGTCTGACTACATTCGTGGGGGTGCCTTCGTCCTTCTGTTTCTCGTGACGGGGTTGAGAGATCTAAACACATGGCTGCTTGCTGACCTCATCTTTACCGGCGTCACAGGCTTCCTGCTCTATGTCAACCCATTCTGGACAATGAATCTACAG ACCAATGATTTAAAGATCGATGTGATTCATGGACAACTGAACCGCCTGTTTGCTGCCTTCTTGTTCGGTCCCCTCCTGTTATGGCTGATGAGGAGAAAGACATCGGATCCCTCAATCAAGGCAGCTATGCTTCTCTCCAGGGCTCTG GGTATTTCCATTCTTCTTATTGTCATGACTGTAGGTCAACTGTCATATGGAGAAATCTTCACAGataag CATTTCTGGTTTGGATTTCTCGGTAACATTTTGTGGTGTGTGGCTAATGTCTATCAACTCATTAAAAGTCGTCCAGAACTTCAGGGTCTGAAGCAgtcaaggggaataactctgtTACTGCACATAAACAGCTGGATTGTATTGCTAATGTCTCTGGCACATATGTCTTTTGCAAATGCCATGTGCAAAGTCCAG GGCCGGAGGGTGGACAAGTACCACATCCACACCACGCGGGCAGCAGGTGCCCTTATGATGGGCTGGGCCATCCTTACCTGGCTTGCCCCGAGGTTCAAGAGGAGGGAGGATGTCAGGATTGTATTTCTGGCCCAGATACTG ATTTGGGGCTTGAGTGAAGGAACTTACTTTATCCTTCACTTTCAATCTGAGCTGATGACAAAGAGAGAACTTGCCCTCAGATTAGGGACCTTCTCCCCACTACTGCTCCTGTCCCTGGTCGGACTGTATCTGTGTGTAAGACCCCAGCCCCCTAGCACCAGCGAAGAAAAGAAAGACCAGTAA